In a genomic window of Pseudomonas putida:
- a CDS encoding efflux RND transporter periplasmic adaptor subunit has protein sequence MRRLARDSRWFLLMLSAAAFGAQAEDPATQTASTIRVLLAAELETTLSSQMNGTLGELKATFGEHVAKSELLARFNCNEAEARSKVAVAELAMAKQNLDAKKQLRQLNAVGDIEVSMANTEVQKAEGARAMGVAQSGYCQVLAPFSGTVAKVYVKPYQTVSAGTPLFDLVSDGALKVRLNVPSNMLKTLKKGMPLQVSIYETGKTYAAHVSVVNSRVDAVAQTVELEARLDEKFPDLMAGMSGTARFDQETAQP, from the coding sequence ATGCGCCGACTCGCCCGTGATTCGCGATGGTTTTTGCTCATGCTCAGTGCTGCCGCCTTCGGCGCCCAGGCCGAAGACCCGGCGACGCAAACCGCTTCGACGATTCGCGTGCTGCTCGCCGCCGAACTGGAGACCACCCTGTCCAGCCAGATGAACGGCACGCTCGGCGAGCTCAAGGCAACCTTTGGCGAACACGTGGCCAAGTCTGAACTGCTGGCGCGCTTCAACTGCAACGAAGCCGAAGCCCGCAGCAAGGTCGCCGTGGCCGAACTGGCCATGGCCAAGCAGAACCTCGACGCGAAAAAGCAGCTGCGCCAGCTCAATGCCGTGGGTGATATCGAAGTGTCGATGGCCAACACCGAAGTGCAAAAAGCCGAAGGCGCCCGCGCCATGGGCGTCGCCCAGAGCGGCTACTGCCAGGTGCTGGCACCGTTTTCCGGGACCGTGGCCAAGGTCTACGTCAAGCCGTACCAGACCGTCAGTGCCGGTACGCCGCTGTTCGATCTGGTCAGCGACGGGGCGTTGAAGGTGCGCCTGAACGTGCCCTCGAACATGCTCAAGACCCTGAAGAAGGGCATGCCGTTGCAGGTGAGCATCTATGAGACCGGAAAAACCTACGCGGCCCATGTCTCGGTGGTCAATTCGCGGGTCGATGCGGTGGCGCAAACCGTCGAACTGGAAGCCCGGCTCGACGAGAAGTTTCCTGACCTGATGGCGGGCATGAGCGGCACGGCGAGGTTCGATCAGGAAACGGCTCAACCATGA
- a CDS encoding GNAT family N-acetyltransferase: protein MPIQALRADASHLDTVALLFDAYRGFYGQPPNLPQSRAFIAERIARDESVIFHAVDDSGEALGFVQMFPTFSSIDAHRTWLLGDLFTTPSARGKGVGTLLLNTARDFARLMGAKGMTLETATDNHSAQHLYESLGWVRDTGYYTYCLDLKKD, encoded by the coding sequence ATGCCCATCCAGGCCCTGCGCGCCGACGCTTCCCACCTCGACACCGTCGCCCTCCTGTTCGACGCCTATCGCGGTTTCTACGGCCAACCGCCCAACCTGCCGCAATCCCGCGCCTTTATTGCCGAGCGCATCGCCCGTGACGAGTCGGTGATTTTCCATGCCGTGGATGACAGCGGCGAGGCGCTGGGTTTTGTGCAGATGTTCCCGACCTTTTCCTCCATCGATGCGCATCGCACCTGGCTGCTCGGTGATCTGTTCACCACGCCATCCGCTCGAGGCAAAGGGGTAGGGACGCTGCTGCTGAACACCGCCCGTGACTTCGCGCGGTTGATGGGCGCCAAGGGCATGACCCTGGAAACCGCCACCGACAACCACAGCGCGCAGCACCTGTATGAATCCCTCGGCTGGGTGCGTGATACGGGTTACTACACCTATTGCCTGGATTTGAAAAAGGACTGA
- the betA gene encoding choline dehydrogenase translates to MTTQKYDYIIIGAGSAGCVLANRLSEDPATSVLVLEFGGSDKSVVIQMPSAFSIPMNTKKYNWRYETEPEPFLDGRRIHCPRGKVLGGSSSINGLVYIRGHAYDFDEWETLGAQGWGYKNCLPYFKRAESYEDGGDSYRGQTGPLHTTNGNHMKNPLYGAWVEAGAEAGYIKTDDCNGFMQEGFGAMHMTVKNGVRCSTANAYLRPAMGRPNLTVITHAMTRQIILDGKRAVGVMYDHDGQTHQVFCNREVLISSGPIGSPHLLQRSGIGPAEVLRKAGVEVRHDLPGVGENLQDHAEVYIQFGCKEPVTLNSKMDPLSKLMIGLRWLLFKDGLGATNHFEAGGFIRSDKGLRWPDIQFHFLPAAMRYDGNKPIKGHGFMVLTGPNKPKSRGYVRVRSADPYEHPEIRFNYLQREEDREGFRRCIRLTREIIGQKAMDRFRDGEIAPGPLVQTDEQIDAFVRQNLESTYHPCGSCRMGEDDMAVVDSELRVHGIAGLRVIDSSVFPTEPNGNLNAPTIMLAERASDLVRGKKMLPAANVPVGLVEDWENSQRSSLPGRNVRV, encoded by the coding sequence ATGACGACGCAAAAATACGACTACATCATCATCGGCGCAGGCTCGGCAGGTTGTGTGTTGGCCAACCGCCTGAGCGAAGACCCGGCCACTTCCGTGCTGGTGCTGGAATTCGGCGGCAGCGACAAGAGCGTAGTGATCCAGATGCCCAGCGCGTTCTCGATCCCGATGAACACCAAGAAGTACAACTGGCGCTACGAAACCGAGCCGGAGCCGTTCCTCGACGGCCGGCGCATTCACTGCCCACGGGGCAAGGTGCTCGGTGGTTCTTCATCGATCAACGGCCTGGTGTATATCCGTGGTCACGCCTATGACTTCGACGAGTGGGAAACCCTCGGCGCCCAGGGCTGGGGCTACAAAAACTGCCTGCCGTACTTCAAGCGCGCCGAGAGTTACGAGGACGGTGGCGACAGCTATCGCGGGCAGACAGGGCCGCTGCACACCACTAACGGCAACCACATGAAAAACCCGCTGTACGGCGCCTGGGTCGAAGCCGGCGCGGAAGCGGGCTACATCAAGACCGATGATTGCAACGGCTTCATGCAGGAAGGTTTCGGCGCGATGCACATGACCGTGAAAAACGGCGTGCGCTGTTCCACCGCCAACGCCTACCTGCGTCCGGCCATGGGCCGTCCGAACCTGACGGTGATCACCCACGCCATGACCCGGCAGATCATCCTCGACGGCAAGCGCGCGGTCGGCGTGATGTACGACCACGATGGCCAGACCCACCAGGTGTTCTGCAACCGCGAAGTGCTGATTTCGTCCGGCCCGATCGGTTCGCCGCACCTGCTGCAACGTTCCGGCATCGGCCCGGCGGAGGTGCTGCGCAAGGCCGGGGTCGAGGTGCGCCACGACCTGCCGGGGGTAGGGGAGAACCTGCAGGACCATGCCGAGGTGTACATCCAGTTCGGCTGCAAGGAACCGGTGACCCTCAACAGCAAAATGGACCCGCTGAGCAAGTTGATGATCGGCTTGCGCTGGCTGCTGTTCAAGGACGGGCTGGGCGCCACCAACCACTTCGAGGCCGGTGGTTTCATCCGCTCCGACAAGGGCCTGCGCTGGCCGGACATTCAGTTCCACTTCCTGCCGGCGGCCATGCGCTACGACGGCAACAAGCCGATCAAGGGCCACGGCTTCATGGTGCTCACCGGTCCCAACAAACCGAAAAGCCGCGGTTACGTGCGGGTGCGTTCCGCCGACCCCTACGAGCATCCGGAAATCCGCTTCAACTACCTGCAACGCGAAGAAGACCGCGAAGGCTTTCGCCGCTGCATCCGCCTGACCCGCGAAATCATCGGCCAGAAAGCCATGGACCGCTTCCGCGACGGCGAAATCGCCCCCGGCCCGCTGGTGCAGACCGATGAACAGATCGACGCCTTCGTGCGGCAAAACCTCGAAAGCACCTACCACCCTTGCGGTTCGTGCCGCATGGGCGAAGACGACATGGCCGTGGTGGACTCCGAACTGCGGGTGCATGGCATCGCCGGGCTGCGAGTGATCGACTCCTCGGTATTCCCGACCGAACCGAACGGCAACCTCAACGCCCCGACCATCATGCTCGCGGAACGGGCGTCGGACCTGGTGCGCGGAAAGAAAATGCTGCCGGCGGCGAATGTGCCGGTGGGGCTGGTGGAGGATTGGGAGAACAGCCAGCGCTCGTCGTTGCCGGGGCGCAACGTACGGGTCTGA
- a CDS encoding TolC family protein, translating to MPRTANRLVSTALVSTMLLSACSSLDPKPSTEEENRQRILADQSRMYSGQEAVTAPINFYEAAARALKYNLDYRLKLMESALASDLRDVSSHEMLPRLVASAGYAGRNNDSGGTSIGIEDRQVSLRASTSEERYRELYGLGLSWSLLDFGVAYYRTQQKSDQILMAEERRRKVAQNVLQDVRNAYWRALGAQRLMPEVDKLLARTQTALTSARDAETRGLLPRQEILAYQRALLDSIYLLTVRRQDLEFAQAELAALMSLPPGAKMVLADTAEPPLPELHQNIAQLEQLSMENRPEIMEEWYRKRVNQKDLDIAKAQLWPNVSFDYGYRYDSNKFLYNNDWNATGLQVSMNLLRLLQLPSLNAAEKSQSETDDTRRVALSMAILTQVRVGTLRYQLARQEVEFTEESLRVDRSLLDYAQAAKTGALGSELEVIRAEGRYLLSRYQREAAFSSAQAAWGRLYNSVGLDVLPNEIDKHDIKTLAREIQNTLNKQEQQRLLVTQQGMPNAPTRP from the coding sequence ATGCCAAGAACCGCAAACAGGCTGGTGAGTACCGCCCTCGTCTCGACGATGCTGCTCAGCGCCTGCTCTTCGCTGGATCCCAAGCCCTCCACCGAGGAGGAAAACCGTCAACGCATCCTTGCCGATCAGTCACGCATGTACTCCGGCCAGGAAGCCGTTACCGCGCCCATCAACTTTTACGAGGCGGCTGCGCGGGCGCTCAAGTACAACCTGGATTACCGTCTCAAGCTCATGGAGAGCGCGCTGGCCTCGGACCTGCGCGACGTGTCGAGCCACGAGATGCTGCCGCGTCTGGTGGCGTCGGCCGGGTATGCCGGGCGTAACAACGATTCCGGCGGCACCTCCATCGGCATCGAGGACCGGCAAGTCAGCTTGCGTGCGTCGACCTCGGAAGAGCGCTATCGCGAACTCTACGGCTTGGGCCTGAGCTGGAGCCTGCTGGATTTCGGCGTGGCCTATTACCGCACCCAGCAGAAATCCGACCAGATCCTGATGGCCGAGGAACGCCGGCGCAAAGTTGCGCAGAACGTCCTGCAGGACGTGCGCAACGCTTACTGGCGAGCCCTCGGTGCCCAGCGCCTGATGCCGGAAGTCGACAAGTTGCTGGCGCGCACCCAGACCGCCCTGACTTCGGCCCGCGACGCGGAAACCCGGGGCCTGTTGCCGCGCCAGGAAATCCTCGCTTATCAACGCGCCCTGCTCGACTCAATCTACCTGCTGACCGTGCGCCGCCAGGACCTGGAATTTGCCCAGGCGGAACTGGCGGCACTGATGTCGTTGCCACCGGGCGCGAAAATGGTCCTGGCCGACACCGCCGAGCCACCGTTGCCGGAACTGCACCAGAACATCGCGCAGCTTGAACAGCTGTCCATGGAAAACCGTCCAGAGATCATGGAAGAGTGGTACCGCAAGCGCGTCAACCAGAAGGACCTGGACATCGCCAAGGCACAGTTGTGGCCCAACGTCAGCTTTGACTATGGCTATCGCTACGACTCCAACAAGTTCCTCTACAACAACGACTGGAACGCCACCGGCCTGCAAGTCTCGATGAACCTGCTGCGCCTGTTGCAACTGCCTTCGCTCAATGCGGCGGAAAAATCCCAGAGTGAAACCGACGACACCCGCCGCGTGGCGCTGTCGATGGCGATCCTGACCCAGGTACGGGTCGGCACCCTGCGCTATCAACTGGCGCGCCAGGAGGTGGAGTTCACCGAAGAAAGCCTGCGGGTCGATCGCAGCCTGCTCGATTACGCCCAGGCGGCCAAGACCGGCGCTCTCGGTTCCGAGCTGGAAGTGATCCGCGCCGAGGGTCGTTACCTGCTCTCACGTTACCAACGCGAGGCGGCGTTCTCCAGCGCCCAGGCGGCCTGGGGCCGGTTGTACAACTCGGTGGGGCTGGACGTGCTGCCCAACGAAATCGACAAACACGACATCAAGACCCTGGCCCGGGAAATCCAGAACACTCTGAACAAACAGGAGCAGCAACGCCTGCTCGTCACCCAGCAAGGAATGCCGAATGCGCCGACTCGCCCGTGA
- a CDS encoding arylsulfatase encodes MNRHSHRIRFYVACSLILALNGIAQAAQTEKPNILFIVSDDTGYGDLGPYGGGVGRGMPTPRIDELAAQGTTFFSFYAQPSCTPGRAAMQTGRIPNRSGMTTVAFQGQGGGLPAAEWTLASVLKTGGYDTYFTGKWHLGEADYALPNAQGYDVMKYVGLYHLNAYTYADPTWFPDMDDETRAMFAKVTQGALSAKAGEKAVEEFKINGQYVDTPVVDGKPGVVGIPFFDNYVEKAALEFLDTAAKSNKPFFINVNFMKVHQPNLPAPEFVHKSISKTKYADSIVELDTHIGRIMDKLKALGLDKNTLVVYTTDNGAWQDVYPDAGYTPFRGTKGTVREGGNRVPAIMVWPGKIKADQKNHDILGGLDLMATFASVAGIKLPDKDREGKPIIFDSYDMTPVLLGTGPDPRKEWFYFTENELTPGAARVGNYKAVFNLRGDNGAVTGGLAVDTNLGWKGAEKYVATVPQVFDLYQDPQERYDIFMSNVTERTWTMVPISAAINKLMKTYIQYPPRKLQSMGYDGPIEISKYQKFQSVREDLEKEGVTIPMPN; translated from the coding sequence ATGAACAGGCACTCGCACCGCATCAGGTTTTACGTTGCGTGCTCATTGATCTTGGCACTCAACGGCATCGCGCAGGCAGCACAGACAGAAAAACCCAACATCCTTTTCATCGTCTCCGACGACACCGGCTACGGTGACCTGGGGCCTTACGGCGGCGGTGTCGGTCGCGGCATGCCAACACCGCGCATCGACGAACTCGCCGCACAAGGCACCACCTTTTTCTCCTTCTACGCACAACCCAGTTGCACCCCGGGCCGGGCCGCGATGCAAACCGGGCGCATCCCCAACCGCAGCGGCATGACCACGGTGGCGTTCCAGGGTCAGGGCGGCGGCTTGCCGGCGGCTGAATGGACGCTGGCCTCGGTTCTGAAGACCGGGGGTTACGACACTTACTTCACCGGCAAATGGCACCTGGGAGAAGCCGATTACGCCCTGCCCAACGCCCAGGGCTATGACGTGATGAAGTACGTCGGCCTGTATCACCTCAACGCCTACACCTACGCCGACCCGACCTGGTTCCCGGACATGGATGACGAGACCCGCGCCATGTTCGCCAAGGTGACCCAGGGCGCACTGTCGGCCAAGGCGGGAGAGAAAGCCGTCGAAGAGTTCAAGATCAACGGCCAGTACGTCGACACCCCTGTCGTGGATGGCAAGCCCGGTGTGGTGGGCATTCCGTTCTTCGACAACTACGTGGAAAAGGCGGCGCTGGAGTTTCTCGACACCGCCGCGAAATCGAACAAGCCGTTCTTTATCAACGTCAACTTCATGAAGGTGCACCAACCCAACCTGCCGGCGCCGGAGTTCGTCCACAAATCGATCTCCAAGACCAAGTACGCCGACTCCATCGTCGAGCTCGATACCCACATCGGGCGCATCATGGACAAGCTCAAAGCACTGGGTCTGGATAAGAACACCCTGGTGGTCTACACCACCGACAACGGTGCGTGGCAGGACGTTTACCCCGACGCCGGCTACACGCCGTTCCGTGGCACCAAGGGCACGGTGCGTGAAGGTGGCAACCGGGTGCCGGCGATCATGGTCTGGCCCGGCAAGATCAAGGCCGATCAAAAAAACCACGACATCCTCGGCGGCCTGGACCTGATGGCGACGTTCGCGTCCGTGGCCGGGATCAAACTTCCAGACAAGGATCGCGAAGGCAAACCCATCATCTTCGACAGCTACGACATGACCCCGGTGCTGCTCGGCACCGGCCCTGACCCTCGCAAGGAATGGTTCTACTTCACCGAGAACGAGCTGACCCCCGGTGCCGCTCGCGTTGGCAACTACAAGGCGGTGTTCAACTTGAGGGGTGATAACGGCGCCGTGACCGGTGGCCTGGCCGTAGACACCAACCTGGGCTGGAAAGGTGCTGAAAAATACGTGGCGACGGTACCGCAGGTTTTCGACCTGTATCAGGACCCTCAGGAGCGCTATGACATTTTCATGAGCAACGTCACCGAGCGCACCTGGACCATGGTTCCCATCAGCGCAGCGATTAACAAGCTGATGAAAACCTACATTCAGTACCCTCCGCGCAAACTGCAAAGCATGGGTTACGACGGCCCGATCGAAATTTCCAAGTACCAGAAATTCCAATCGGTTCGTGAAGACCTGGAGAAAGAAGGCGTCACCATTCCGATGCCCAACTAG
- a CDS encoding efflux RND transporter periplasmic adaptor subunit, which yields MTMNEPLPHPHLLLELDALRDKAIAADTLNALAFSMANDLYPLLPFHQALVFAQRDNALELLCVSGLSRPSEDSPYLVWLRRASRWVASQVPDGEPVWLSQDSSTPPTDIAEGWSEWWPSGLWCVPIQDRNGHRLGLLLLLLEQEPPALLRQVLAGPINTWAYCWTALTKRRRFGRWWPNRKQTLIGLLVLGALLLLPVRQTALAPTEIVSRQAQIISSPIDGVIEHIQVRPNQPVEAGTPLFSLDETTLRSRAEVLGKEVAVADAELQAASQRAFDNPQSKGELTLLEGRAQQRRAELAAVQAQLKRTQVLSPRAGVAVFSDPNDWLGKPVVTGERIMQVADPSQPAMLIQLAVADAIALEPGAEVTLFLTAYPLTPLKGQILETSYQARPSDEGVVAYRLLASIDGTPQHARLGLHGTAKLYGGRVMLGYYLLRRPLATLRAWSGW from the coding sequence ATGACCATGAACGAGCCCCTGCCTCACCCCCACCTGCTGCTGGAACTGGATGCCCTGCGTGACAAGGCCATTGCCGCCGACACGCTGAACGCCCTGGCCTTCAGCATGGCCAACGATCTGTATCCGCTGCTGCCGTTTCATCAGGCGCTGGTGTTTGCCCAACGGGACAATGCGCTGGAGCTGCTGTGTGTCTCCGGCCTGTCGCGCCCCAGCGAAGACTCGCCGTATCTGGTATGGCTGCGTCGCGCCAGCCGCTGGGTCGCCTCTCAGGTGCCCGACGGCGAGCCCGTGTGGTTGTCCCAGGACAGCAGCACGCCACCGACCGACATCGCCGAAGGCTGGAGCGAATGGTGGCCGTCGGGTCTGTGGTGCGTGCCGATACAGGATCGCAACGGGCATCGCCTGGGCCTGCTGTTGTTGCTGCTCGAACAGGAACCACCCGCCCTGCTGCGCCAGGTCCTGGCCGGCCCGATCAACACCTGGGCCTACTGCTGGACCGCACTCACCAAACGTCGGCGTTTCGGCCGCTGGTGGCCCAACCGCAAACAGACCTTGATCGGCCTGCTGGTGCTCGGCGCCTTGTTGCTGTTGCCCGTGCGGCAAACGGCCCTGGCGCCCACCGAGATTGTCTCCCGTCAGGCACAGATCATCAGCTCGCCCATCGACGGGGTGATCGAACACATTCAGGTCCGCCCCAATCAACCGGTAGAGGCCGGTACCCCGTTGTTTTCCCTCGACGAAACCACCCTGCGCAGCCGCGCCGAAGTGCTGGGCAAGGAAGTGGCGGTGGCCGATGCCGAATTGCAGGCGGCCAGCCAGCGGGCGTTCGACAACCCGCAGAGCAAGGGCGAACTGACCCTGCTTGAAGGCCGTGCGCAACAGCGTCGGGCCGAGCTGGCGGCGGTGCAGGCACAACTCAAGCGCACCCAGGTGCTGTCACCGCGAGCCGGTGTCGCGGTGTTCAGCGACCCCAACGACTGGCTGGGCAAACCGGTGGTGACAGGTGAACGGATCATGCAAGTGGCCGACCCGAGCCAGCCGGCGATGTTGATTCAGCTCGCGGTCGCGGACGCCATCGCGCTGGAGCCCGGTGCCGAGGTCACGCTGTTTCTCACCGCCTACCCGCTGACTCCTTTGAAGGGCCAGATCCTCGAAACCAGTTATCAGGCGCGCCCCAGTGATGAAGGTGTGGTCGCCTATCGGCTGCTGGCGAGCATCGACGGTACACCACAACACGCTCGCTTGGGCCTGCACGGCACCGCCAAGCTGTATGGCGGCCGGGTCATGCTCGGTTATTACCTGCTGCGCCGGCCGCTGGCGACCTTGCGCGCCTGGAGTGGCTGGTAA
- a CDS encoding HlyD family efflux transporter periplasmic adaptor subunit, with amino-acid sequence MLDPADIPLPPLREDLRLSEAAHGSSGEPAWVIQDTVINRFYRIGWLEFECLLRWGQSPRQISEQIAEGTALKPDVEQILDFRQFLEQHQLLRAGPAALARLQAKDEEGSWLSWRWWLHHYLFFRIPLLRPQQPLQHLAHALRWLFHPLTAFLVVSLSVLGVILVLQQWDSFTSAVVESFSTEGLFSFALALIVAKTLHELGHALVATRLGLRVGHMGIAFVVLWPMLYTDTGESWKLNRSRQRLAIASAGIVTELSLAGLSTLGWALCDPGALRNALLYLATTSWLLSLALNASPFMRFDGYFILSDLLDFPNLHERASALARVTLRRNLLGLQEDWPEVFPTGQRRLLVTFAIITWLYRLVLFLGIALAVYLFFFKLLGIILFMVELSWFIAMPVVRELNHWWSHRAGIPRLRKVLFYSVLGLILIGLALPWRTQIDAVGVARAEHQLRVYAPYPARLQSIHGEGPVKAGEVLVVLDEPDIASRIQSSEANARSYEARLSGLLADPGGLAEDAVTRQRLNVQFEEARAARSEIARLNLQTPFAGLWLDVNPDWKTGQWIGRQESLGILIDPRSWQVDAYVAQDQVHRLLTGGRVRFYPDGQTTPLSGKVLTIGSTRAGQLSHRMLSSRFGGPVPTTPQEHELVPSAALFQVLIQLDEPLPSLRETRGHLKIEGERRSVLGDVATHFLAVLMRESGF; translated from the coding sequence ATGCTCGATCCCGCCGACATTCCCCTGCCCCCGCTGCGCGAGGATTTGCGTCTGAGCGAAGCCGCCCACGGCAGCAGCGGCGAGCCGGCGTGGGTGATTCAGGACACGGTGATCAACCGTTTCTACCGCATCGGCTGGCTGGAGTTCGAATGCCTGTTGCGCTGGGGCCAGTCACCCCGCCAGATCAGCGAGCAGATCGCCGAAGGCACCGCGCTCAAGCCCGACGTGGAGCAGATCCTCGATTTTCGCCAGTTCCTTGAACAGCACCAGTTGCTGCGCGCCGGGCCCGCGGCTTTGGCGCGCTTGCAGGCCAAGGATGAGGAAGGCAGCTGGTTGAGCTGGCGCTGGTGGCTGCACCACTATCTGTTCTTCCGCATTCCGCTGCTGCGCCCCCAGCAACCGTTGCAGCATCTGGCGCACGCCTTGCGCTGGCTGTTCCATCCGCTGACGGCTTTTTTGGTGGTGAGCCTGAGCGTGCTGGGGGTGATTCTGGTCCTGCAGCAGTGGGACAGTTTCACCAGCGCGGTGGTCGAGTCTTTCTCCACCGAAGGCCTGTTCAGTTTCGCCCTGGCGCTGATCGTCGCCAAAACCCTGCATGAACTGGGGCACGCGCTGGTGGCGACGCGGTTGGGGTTGCGCGTCGGGCACATGGGCATCGCCTTCGTGGTGCTGTGGCCGATGCTCTACACCGACACTGGCGAGAGCTGGAAGCTCAACCGCTCACGCCAGCGACTGGCGATCGCTTCGGCCGGGATCGTCACCGAACTGTCCCTGGCCGGGCTCTCGACCCTGGGTTGGGCGCTGTGTGATCCGGGTGCCCTGCGCAATGCCCTGCTGTACCTGGCGACCACCAGCTGGCTGTTGTCCCTGGCGCTGAACGCCAGCCCGTTCATGCGCTTCGACGGGTACTTCATCCTCTCCGACCTGCTGGACTTCCCCAACCTGCACGAACGCGCCTCGGCACTGGCCCGGGTCACCCTGCGGCGCAACCTGCTGGGCTTGCAGGAAGACTGGCCGGAGGTGTTCCCCACCGGCCAGCGCCGGCTGCTGGTGACTTTCGCCATCATCACCTGGCTCTACCGGTTGGTGCTGTTTCTGGGGATCGCCCTGGCGGTCTACCTGTTCTTCTTCAAATTGCTCGGGATCATTCTGTTCATGGTTGAACTGTCCTGGTTTATCGCCATGCCGGTGGTGCGCGAATTGAACCACTGGTGGAGCCATCGCGCGGGCATTCCACGCCTGCGCAAGGTGCTGTTCTATTCGGTACTGGGCCTGATCCTGATTGGCCTCGCCCTGCCCTGGCGGACCCAGATCGATGCGGTCGGCGTGGCCCGTGCCGAACACCAGTTGCGGGTCTACGCGCCCTACCCGGCGCGGCTGCAATCGATCCACGGCGAGGGTCCGGTCAAGGCTGGCGAAGTGCTTGTGGTGCTCGACGAGCCGGACATCGCCTCGCGCATACAGAGCAGCGAAGCCAATGCCCGCAGCTATGAAGCGCGCTTGTCCGGGCTGCTCGCCGATCCCGGCGGCCTGGCTGAAGACGCCGTCACCCGCCAGCGCCTTAATGTGCAATTCGAGGAAGCCCGGGCCGCCCGCTCGGAAATCGCCCGGCTCAACCTGCAAACCCCGTTCGCCGGTCTGTGGCTGGACGTCAATCCGGACTGGAAAACCGGCCAGTGGATCGGCCGCCAGGAATCCCTGGGGATCCTGATCGATCCGCGCAGCTGGCAGGTCGACGCCTACGTCGCCCAGGACCAGGTGCATCGCCTGCTCACCGGTGGTCGCGTGCGCTTCTACCCCGATGGCCAGACCACGCCATTGAGCGGCAAGGTCCTGACGATCGGCAGCACCCGTGCCGGTCAACTGTCCCATCGCATGCTGTCCTCGCGCTTTGGCGGCCCGGTGCCGACCACGCCGCAAGAGCATGAGCTGGTGCCAAGCGCGGCGCTGTTCCAGGTGCTGATCCAGCTGGACGAGCCGCTGCCGAGCCTGCGCGAAACCCGTGGTCATCTGAAAATCGAGGGTGAGCGACGCAGTGTGCTGGGTGATGTGGCGACCCACTTTCTGGCGGTGTTGATGCGTGAAAGCGGGTTCTGA